A region from the Paenibacillus humicola genome encodes:
- the rhaI gene encoding L-rhamnose isomerase translates to MNDRAYALFEEQQRDRGIDLEQVKTKLKAIRIETPSWGYGDSGTRFKVFQKVGVPRNPFEKFDDAAVVHRLTGLCPSVAIHIPWDKVDDYGKLRSHAESLGLTIGAVNPNLFQDEDYMLGSVTNADAAIRRKATDHLLECVDIAKETGSRDLSLWFADGTNYPGQADIRRRKGWMEESLAEMYKAMTPSMRMLIEYKFFEPAFYHTDLADWGMAYNLANKLGEQAAVLVDTGHHAPGTNVEHIVAYLLDEQRLGGFHFNSRKYADDDLIVGAINPYELFLIFYQILEAASDPGEGVRGCAEDIAYMIDQSHNIEPKIQAMIRSVLNVQTQYAKALLVNLDEVRAAQEAQDVMAAEDAVRSAYEIDVTPLLHALREEQGLPLDPMKAFRESGYTESIAHRGKGGASW, encoded by the coding sequence ATGAACGATCGCGCTTATGCTTTATTCGAAGAACAACAGCGAGACCGAGGCATCGATCTGGAGCAAGTCAAGACCAAACTGAAAGCGATTCGCATCGAAACGCCTTCATGGGGCTACGGCGATTCCGGCACGCGGTTCAAGGTGTTTCAGAAGGTCGGCGTGCCCCGCAACCCGTTCGAGAAATTCGACGATGCCGCCGTCGTCCACCGGCTGACCGGGCTCTGTCCGTCCGTCGCGATCCATATTCCATGGGATAAGGTCGACGATTACGGGAAGCTTCGCAGCCACGCCGAAAGCCTCGGCCTTACGATCGGCGCGGTCAACCCGAACCTGTTCCAGGACGAGGATTACATGCTCGGCAGCGTGACGAATGCCGATGCGGCGATCCGCCGCAAGGCGACCGATCACCTGCTCGAATGTGTCGATATCGCCAAAGAGACCGGTTCGCGCGACCTCAGCCTGTGGTTCGCGGACGGCACGAACTATCCCGGTCAGGCGGATATCCGCAGGCGCAAAGGGTGGATGGAGGAGTCGCTCGCCGAGATGTATAAGGCGATGACGCCCTCGATGCGCATGCTGATCGAATACAAATTTTTCGAGCCGGCCTTCTATCATACGGATTTGGCCGACTGGGGCATGGCGTACAATCTGGCGAACAAGCTCGGAGAGCAGGCGGCCGTGCTTGTCGATACGGGGCATCACGCGCCGGGCACGAACGTGGAGCATATCGTCGCGTATCTGCTTGACGAGCAGCGGCTCGGCGGCTTTCATTTCAACAGCCGCAAATACGCGGACGACGACCTGATCGTCGGCGCGATCAACCCGTACGAGCTGTTTCTGATCTTCTACCAGATCCTCGAAGCGGCAAGCGACCCCGGCGAGGGCGTCCGCGGCTGCGCAGAAGATATCGCGTACATGATCGACCAAAGCCACAATATCGAACCGAAAATCCAGGCGATGATCCGCTCCGTGCTGAACGTGCAGACGCAGTACGCCAAAGCGCTGCTCGTCAACCTGGACGAAGTCCGCGCGGCCCAGGAGGCGCAGGACGTGATGGCGGCCGAGGATGCCGTACGCAGCGCGTACGAGATCGACGTGACGCCGCTCCTGCATGCGCTGCGCGAGGAGCAGGGGCTGCCGCTCGACCCGATGAAAGCGTTCCGCGAAAGCGGCTACACCGAATCGATCGCCCATCGCGGCAAAGGCGGCGCGAGCTGGTGA
- a CDS encoding rhamnulokinase, with the protein MKALAFDLGAGSGRAVLGSVEDGRLAIQEVHRFPNEPVQVGARLHWDILRLYHEIKHGIRMAWRVTSGRVASIGIDSWAVDFGLIGANGELLGNPYHYRDRHTEKAMDELFAIVPKAEVFERTGIQFLPFNTLYQLFALKRDGSPLLAQAERLLMIPDLLRYFLSGEMHGEFTNATTTQAYNPTTGGWDDRLLAAAGVSRKLLPDPVRPGTPVGRLSQPVAEELGVTAIPLIAVGEHDTASAVAAVPAAGPDFAYLSCGTWSLMGTEVQAPVLTPEALRHNFTNEGGVYNTYRLLKNIMGLWLLEESKRTWERERGATIAYAGLLAQAEAAAPFRSLIDPDDGRFLNPARMPEAIASFCRETDQPVPESDGAFVRCILESLALKYRYVLEKTESLAGRTYDGLHMVGGGIQNGLLCRFTASAIGRPVLAGPAEGSALGNLAVQLIAGGAIADIAEARRLIRDSFPIRAYEPEDAPRWEEAYRTFISRLGQD; encoded by the coding sequence GTGAAGGCGCTCGCTTTCGATCTTGGAGCCGGCAGCGGCCGGGCCGTGCTCGGTTCCGTTGAGGACGGGCGCCTTGCGATCCAGGAGGTACACCGGTTCCCGAACGAACCGGTGCAGGTCGGCGCCCGCCTGCACTGGGATATCCTTCGGCTCTATCATGAAATCAAGCACGGCATCCGGATGGCCTGGCGCGTAACGAGCGGCCGGGTTGCCAGCATCGGCATCGATTCGTGGGCGGTCGATTTCGGCTTGATCGGCGCAAACGGCGAGCTGCTCGGCAATCCGTACCATTACCGCGACCGCCATACCGAGAAGGCAATGGACGAACTGTTCGCGATCGTGCCGAAAGCGGAAGTGTTCGAGCGCACCGGCATACAGTTTCTGCCGTTCAATACGCTGTATCAGCTGTTCGCGCTGAAGCGGGACGGCAGCCCGCTGCTCGCCCAGGCGGAGCGGCTGCTGATGATTCCCGATCTGCTCCGCTATTTTTTAAGCGGCGAGATGCACGGTGAATTTACGAACGCGACGACGACGCAGGCGTACAATCCGACGACGGGCGGCTGGGACGACCGGCTGCTCGCGGCGGCCGGCGTCAGCCGGAAGCTGCTGCCGGACCCGGTGCGGCCGGGCACGCCCGTCGGGCGGCTCAGCCAGCCGGTGGCGGAGGAGCTTGGCGTTACCGCCATTCCGCTGATCGCGGTCGGCGAGCACGATACGGCTTCGGCCGTGGCCGCCGTACCCGCCGCGGGACCGGACTTCGCGTATTTAAGCTGCGGCACCTGGTCGCTGATGGGCACCGAGGTGCAGGCGCCGGTGCTGACGCCGGAAGCGCTGCGCCATAACTTTACGAACGAGGGCGGCGTTTACAACACGTACCGGCTGCTCAAAAATATTATGGGCCTGTGGCTGCTGGAGGAAAGCAAACGGACCTGGGAACGGGAGCGGGGAGCGACGATCGCTTATGCCGGCCTGCTGGCGCAGGCCGAGGCGGCGGCGCCGTTCCGCTCGCTCATCGACCCGGACGACGGGCGGTTTCTGAACCCGGCCCGCATGCCGGAGGCGATCGCCTCATTTTGCCGCGAGACGGACCAGCCCGTACCGGAATCGGACGGAGCGTTCGTGCGTTGTATTCTGGAAAGCCTGGCATTAAAATATCGGTATGTGCTGGAGAAAACCGAATCGCTCGCCGGCCGGACATACGACGGGCTTCATATGGTCGGCGGCGGCATTCAGAACGGCCTGCTCTGCCGCTTCACGGCAAGCGCCATCGGACGGCCTGTTCTGGCCGGCCCGGCGGAAGGCAGCGCGCTCGGCAATTTGGCCGTTCAGCTGATTGCCGGCGGAGCGATCGCGGACATCGCGGAAGCGCGGCGGCTGATCCGAGATTCGTTCCCGATCCGCGCCTACGAGCCCGAAGATGCGCCGCGCTGGGAGGAAGCTTACCGCACATTCATTTCGCGACTCGGACAGGACTGA
- a CDS encoding DeoR/GlpR family DNA-binding transcription regulator, producing the protein MLAAERYAKIVQIVGERGSVRVSELSELCGVTEETIRRDLDRLEREGKLQRSHGGAVSVREAQTEAPYFEREVTNASEKKRIAAEAVKRIEPHDKIALDASSTAFYMAAALPDIPLTVLTNSIRVAAELAGKEKIEVISTGGLLSSRSLSFQGPLAESNLEQYHVAKAFVSGKGVHPERGISESSELQAAVKRKMIGMADEVYLLADSSKFGVRAFAHIASCDQIHHLITDSRADDEIMQVYRNLGIAVTISE; encoded by the coding sequence ATGCTTGCAGCCGAAAGATATGCCAAAATCGTTCAAATCGTAGGGGAGCGCGGCAGCGTCCGCGTCAGTGAGCTGAGCGAGCTGTGCGGCGTGACGGAAGAAACGATCCGCCGCGACCTGGACCGCCTGGAGCGGGAAGGAAAGCTGCAGCGCAGCCACGGCGGCGCCGTCAGCGTGAGGGAGGCGCAGACCGAAGCGCCTTATTTCGAACGCGAGGTCACGAACGCGTCCGAGAAGAAGCGGATTGCCGCCGAGGCGGTAAAGCGGATCGAGCCGCACGACAAAATCGCGCTCGACGCCAGCTCCACCGCGTTCTATATGGCCGCGGCGCTGCCGGACATTCCGCTCACGGTGCTGACCAATTCCATCCGGGTGGCCGCCGAGCTCGCCGGCAAGGAAAAAATCGAGGTCATTTCGACCGGCGGCCTGCTTTCGTCCCGCTCGTTGTCCTTTCAAGGGCCGCTGGCGGAGAGCAATCTCGAGCAGTATCATGTCGCCAAAGCGTTCGTTTCCGGCAAAGGGGTGCACCCGGAGCGGGGCATCAGCGAATCGAGCGAGCTGCAGGCCGCGGTCAAACGCAAAATGATCGGGATGGCCGACGAAGTATACCTGCTCGCCGACTCCAGCAAGTTTGGCGTCCGCGCCTTTGCGCACATCGCATCCTGCGACCAAATCCACCATTTGATCACGGACAGCCGGGCGGACGACGAAATCATGCAGGTCTATCGCAATCTCGGCATTGCCGTTACGATCAGCGAATAA
- the gndA gene encoding NADP-dependent phosphogluconate dehydrogenase, with protein MSKQQIGVVGLAVMGKNLALNIESRGFTVSVYNRSREKTDDLIKEAAGKNLDGTYSIEEFVASLESPRKILIMVQAGTGTDATIDALVPHLDKGDIIIDGGNAYFKDTQRRSKDLEAKGIRFIGTGVSGGEEGALKGPSIMPGGQESAYRLVEPILTAISANVGGDPCCTYIGPDGAGHYVKMVHNGIEYGDMQLICEAYDLLKRVLGVDTKELQSIFSEWNKGELDSYLIEITADIFTKYDPETDKPMVDVILDSAGQKGTGKWTSQSSLDLGVPLSIITESVFSRFLSALKEERTHASKLLKGPQNAPYQGDKAAFIEAVRKALFASKICSYAQGFAQMRAASEEFGWNLRYGDIAMIFRGGCIIRARFLQNIKDAYDRDSNLPNLLLDSYFKDIVESYQGAWREVVATAVTQGIPVPAFSSALAYYDSYRTERLPANLLQAQRDYFGAHTFKRVDKEGTFHFNWLNS; from the coding sequence ATGTCCAAACAACAGATCGGTGTTGTCGGGCTGGCCGTCATGGGCAAGAACCTGGCACTCAACATTGAAAGCAGAGGCTTTACCGTATCGGTTTATAACCGGTCGCGCGAGAAAACGGACGATCTTATAAAGGAAGCGGCGGGCAAAAATCTCGACGGGACGTATTCGATCGAGGAATTCGTCGCTTCCTTGGAATCGCCGCGCAAAATTTTGATCATGGTTCAGGCCGGCACGGGAACCGACGCGACGATCGATGCGCTCGTTCCGCATCTCGACAAAGGCGATATCATCATCGACGGCGGCAACGCGTACTTCAAGGATACGCAGCGCCGCAGCAAGGATCTTGAAGCGAAGGGCATCCGGTTTATCGGCACGGGCGTTTCGGGCGGCGAAGAAGGCGCGCTCAAAGGACCGTCGATCATGCCGGGCGGCCAGGAATCCGCTTATAGGCTCGTCGAGCCGATTTTGACGGCCATCTCCGCGAACGTCGGCGGCGATCCCTGCTGCACGTACATCGGTCCGGACGGCGCAGGCCACTATGTCAAAATGGTTCACAACGGCATCGAATACGGCGATATGCAGCTGATCTGCGAAGCTTACGACCTGCTCAAGCGCGTGCTCGGCGTTGATACGAAGGAGCTGCAGTCGATTTTCTCCGAATGGAACAAAGGAGAGCTCGACAGCTACCTGATCGAAATTACGGCCGATATTTTCACCAAATACGATCCGGAGACGGACAAGCCGATGGTCGACGTCATCCTCGACTCGGCCGGCCAGAAGGGCACCGGCAAATGGACAAGCCAAAGCTCGCTCGACCTGGGCGTTCCGCTTTCGATCATTACGGAATCGGTATTCTCGCGCTTCCTGTCCGCGCTGAAGGAAGAGCGCACCCATGCGAGCAAGCTGCTGAAGGGACCGCAGAACGCGCCGTATCAAGGCGATAAAGCGGCCTTTATCGAAGCGGTCCGCAAGGCGCTGTTCGCGAGCAAAATTTGCTCGTATGCGCAGGGCTTCGCGCAGATGCGCGCCGCATCCGAGGAGTTCGGCTGGAACCTGCGCTACGGCGACATCGCGATGATTTTCCGCGGCGGATGCATTATCCGCGCCCGCTTCCTCCAAAATATCAAGGACGCGTACGACCGCGATTCGAACCTGCCGAACCTGCTGCTCGACTCGTACTTCAAGGACATTGTCGAGTCGTATCAAGGCGCATGGCGCGAGGTTGTAGCGACGGCCGTCACACAGGGCATCCCGGTGCCGGCGTTCTCGAGCGCGCTCGCTTATTACGACAGCTACCGCACGGAGCGGCTGCCGGCGAACCTGCTGCAGGCGCAGCGCGATTATTTCGGCGCGCACACGTTCAAGCGGGTGGACAAGGAAGGCACGTTCCACTTCAACTGGCTGAATTCCTGA